From the genome of Chionomys nivalis chromosome 19, mChiNiv1.1, whole genome shotgun sequence, one region includes:
- the Ppp1r11 gene encoding E3 ubiquitin-protein ligase PPP1R11 has protein sequence MAEAGAGLSETVTETTVTVTTEPENRSLTIKLRKRKPEKKVEWTSDTVDNEHMGRRSSKCCCIYEKPRAFGESSTESEEDEEEGCGHTHCVRGHRKGRRHTTPGPTPTTPPQPPDPSQPPPGPMQH, from the exons ATGGCGGAGGCAGGGGCCGGGCTGAGTGAGACCGTCACTGAGACAACGGTTACCGTGACAACCGAGCCC GAGAATCGGAGCCTAACCATTAAACTTCGGAAACGGAAGCCAGAGAAGAAGGTGGAATGGACGAGTGACACTGTGGACAATGAGCACATGGGGCGCCGCTCATCAAAGT gctgcTGTATTTATGAGAAACCTCGGGCCTTTGGTGAGAGCTCCACCGAGAGtgaagaggatgaagaggaaggcTGTGGTCATACGCACTGTGTACGGGGTCACCGCAAAGGACGGCGTCATACAACCCCAGGACCCACCCCAACCACTCCCCCACAGCCTCCTGACCCCTCTCAGCCCCCTCCAGGACCTATGCAGCACTAA
- the Rnf39 gene encoding RING finger protein 39, which yields MEAPELGPGLVERLEQLATCPLCGGPFEDPVLLACEHSFCRACLARCWGTPAAPGSEAAPPSCPCCGQPCPRRSLRSNVRLAVEVRISRGLREKLAEPGARTGRRRGGRIPTMGCLDPHGEDMRKTWRRFEVPAPKSSISDEDLPEDYPVVKNMLHRLTADLTLDPRTAHRGLLISSDYRGVSLAPPGTPEPLDSPARFDQLPAVLGAQGFASGRHCWEVETLEGASFRDSTSENEDTGESCYAVGAAGESVTRKGLIKLCPSEAVWAVEGRGGRLWALTAPEPTLLGGARPPPQRIRVDLDWERGRVAFYDGRSLDLLFAFQAPGPLGERIFPLLCTYDHHAPLRIVPGEG from the exons ATGGAGGCTCCCGAGCTGGGCCCGGGGTTGGTGGAGCGTCTGGAGCAGTTGGCGACGTGTCCGCTGTGCGGGGGCCCCTTCGAGGACCCAGTGCTGCTGGCGTGCGAGCACAGCTTCTGTCGTGCGTGCTTGGCGCGCTGCTGGGGGACCCCGGCGGCGCCGGGCTCGGAGGCGGCACCCCCTTCCTGCCCCTGCTGTGGCCAGCCGTGTCCCCGACGCAGCCTGAGGTCCAACGTGCGTCTGGCAGTGGAGGTGCGCATCAGCCGTGGACTGCGTGAGAAACTGGCGGAGCCGGGGGCCCGAACTGGGAGACGACGCGGGGGCCGCATCCCCACCATGGGCTGCCTGGACCCACATGGAGAG GATATGAGGAAGACATGGAGGCG ATTTGAGGTTCCAGCACCCAAGTCATCTATCTCAGACGAGGACCTTCCTGAAGATTACCCTGTGGTGAAAAACATGCTCCACAGACTGAcag CTGACCTGACGCTTGACCCTCGCACTGCACACCGTGGTCTGCTCATCTCCTCTGACTACCGCGGCGTGAGTTTGGCTCCACCTGGAACGCCAGAGCCCCTGGACAGTCCAGCGCGCTTTGACCAACTCCCAGCCGTGCTGGGTGCACAGGGCTTCGCTTCAGGCCGCCActgctgggaggtggagaccCTGGAGGGCGCGTCCTTCAGAGACTCTACCTCGGAGAATGAGGACACAGGGGAGAGCTGCTATGCCGTGGGCGCGGCCGGGGAATCTGTGACGCGCAAGGGCCTCATCAAGCTGTGCCCATCCGAGGCTGTATGGGCCGTGGAGGGCCGCGGCGGCCGCCTATGGGCGCTCACGGCCCCAGAGCCCACTCTGCTAGGCGGCGCCAGGCCGCCGCCGCAGCGCATTCGTGTGGACTTGGACTGGGAGCGGGGCCGTGTAGCCTTCTATGACGGCCGCTCATTGGACTTGCTCTTCGCCTTCCAGGCGCCGGGACCACTCGGGGAGCGCATCTTCCCGCTGCTGTGCACTTATGATCACCACGCCCCGCTGCGCATCGTGCCTGGAGAAGGCTGA